The Desmonostoc muscorum LEGE 12446 genome includes a region encoding these proteins:
- a CDS encoding tetratricopeptide repeat protein, translated as MEWADFLANEAVDRGLLEEQTEAFVKRLKTQNSTNSEAKVASDLNIGIAAVKKRMAEVYDKFAKSYPELATSKSRGKLEKLQACLRAKYNGGQNAQSTIKEIHQNIPPAVPFEKFVGREAELEKLHQQLQTSRQVAIVAVAGMGGVGKTELATQYAKQHLQNYQGGVCWLSAQGIDVGIQILRFAELKFKQLKFKLIAPHDWELADRLNYCWQNWQQGEVLLVFDDVTDYKKQVQPYLPPESPRFKVLLTTREEFDRTLPQLPLGVLKPLAAMKLLKSLVDRERLKGEPWVARKICKSLGYLPLALELVGRYLDTMPDLSLEKLLKRLNKKRLEHEAVAKANPLMRYEYGVAEAIALSWEQLDENARFVGRWLSLYALADIPFSVEGIEDDNEQELWEKAIADLRKLHLIQWQSKGIYRLHPLIRQFFQMKLDESSEADKVKTIFATQMLEVAKQIPPQPNHEDIFKPTPYILHLAEVATHLSQYLSDEDLIVLFTGLGWFYQGQGLYHQAEPWYKLCKEVAENHLGLEHSDVAYSLNNLALLYGFAGRYSEAEPLFQKALELRKRLLGDNHPHVASSLNNLAELYRSIGRYKKAEPLFKQALELRKRLLGENHPDVANSLNNLAGLYESTGRHSEAEPLFKQALELRKCLLGDNHLDVATSLNNLALLYRFTGRYSEAEPLFKQALEQRKRLLGGNHPDVAYSMNNLAGLYCATERYSEAKPLFKQALEMRKRLLGDNHPDVAYSMNNLAELYRSTARYSEAEPLYHQALAICEQTLGVGHPNTITIRGNYAIFLREAYR; from the coding sequence ATGGAATGGGCTGATTTTTTAGCCAATGAAGCTGTTGACCGTGGCTTATTGGAAGAGCAAACGGAAGCTTTTGTAAAGCGTTTGAAGACTCAAAACTCAACTAATAGTGAGGCAAAAGTTGCCAGCGATTTGAACATCGGTATTGCTGCTGTTAAAAAGCGGATGGCTGAGGTGTATGACAAGTTCGCCAAGAGTTATCCTGAATTAGCCACTTCTAAGAGTCGGGGTAAGCTGGAAAAGTTACAGGCTTGCCTGAGGGCGAAATATAATGGCGGGCAAAATGCCCAGTCAACAATTAAAGAAATTCATCAAAATATTCCCCCTGCTGTTCCATTTGAAAAATTTGTGGGACGTGAGGCGGAACTAGAAAAACTGCACCAGCAATTACAAACATCTCGGCAAGTTGCAATTGTAGCTGTGGCGGGTATGGGTGGTGTCGGCAAAACTGAACTGGCTACCCAATACGCCAAACAGCATTTGCAGAATTATCAAGGTGGGGTTTGCTGGTTATCTGCACAAGGAATAGATGTCGGCATTCAGATTCTCAGATTTGCTGAATTAAAATTTAAACAATTAAAATTTAAACTCATTGCACCGCATGACTGGGAATTAGCAGATAGGCTGAATTACTGCTGGCAGAATTGGCAACAAGGTGAAGTGCTGCTGGTGTTTGATGATGTCACCGACTACAAAAAACAGGTTCAGCCTTATCTACCACCAGAATCACCCCGGTTTAAAGTATTGCTGACAACGCGCGAAGAATTTGATAGAACTTTGCCGCAATTACCTTTGGGTGTTCTCAAACCATTGGCGGCGATGAAATTATTAAAATCGCTGGTTGACAGAGAACGACTGAAAGGTGAACCTTGGGTTGCGAGAAAAATTTGTAAATCCTTGGGATATTTGCCTTTGGCGTTAGAGTTAGTGGGGCGATATCTGGATACAATGCCAGATTTGTCTCTGGAAAAACTGCTGAAGCGGCTAAACAAAAAGCGACTAGAACACGAAGCAGTAGCCAAGGCTAACCCATTAATGCGTTATGAATACGGCGTTGCTGAAGCTATTGCATTGAGTTGGGAACAGTTGGATGAAAATGCACGCTTTGTTGGTCGTTGGCTGAGTTTGTATGCTTTGGCTGATATTCCTTTTTCTGTTGAGGGGATAGAAGATGACAATGAACAAGAACTCTGGGAGAAAGCTATAGCTGATTTGCGGAAACTGCATTTAATACAATGGCAAAGTAAAGGAATTTATCGTCTACATCCACTGATTCGGCAATTTTTCCAAATGAAGTTGGATGAGTCGAGTGAGGCGGATAAGGTGAAAACAATCTTTGCAACGCAGATGCTAGAGGTGGCAAAGCAAATTCCTCCACAGCCTAACCATGAAGATATTTTCAAGCCAACTCCGTATATTCTCCACCTTGCAGAAGTTGCAACCCACCTATCCCAATATCTCAGCGACGAGGATTTAATTGTGCTTTTCACAGGCTTAGGCTGGTTTTATCAAGGTCAAGGACTTTATCACCAAGCAGAACCTTGGTACAAACTATGTAAAGAAGTAGCTGAAAATCATCTTGGTTTAGAACATTCCGATGTTGCTTATAGCCTGAACAATCTGGCATTACTCTACGGTTTTGCAGGACGCTACAGCGAAGCTGAACCGTTGTTTCAGAAAGCTTTAGAACTGAGAAAACGCTTACTGGGAGACAACCATCCCCATGTTGCCTCTAGCCTGAACAATCTCGCAGAACTCTACCGTTCTATAGGACGCTACAAAAAAGCTGAACCTTTGTTTAAGCAAGCTTTAGAACTCAGAAAACGCCTGCTGGGAGAAAATCATCCCGATGTCGCTAATAGCTTGAACAATTTAGCAGGACTTTACGAATCTACAGGACGCCACAGTGAAGCCGAACCTCTGTTTAAGCAAGCTTTGGAACTGAGAAAATGCCTGCTGGGAGACAATCATCTCGATGTGGCCACTAGCCTGAACAATCTGGCATTACTGTACCGTTTTACAGGACGCTATAGTGAAGCCGAACCTCTGTTTAAGCAAGCTTTGGAACAAAGAAAACGTCTACTGGGAGGCAACCATCCAGATGTCGCTTATAGTATGAACAATCTCGCAGGACTCTACTGTGCTACTGAACGCTATAGTGAAGCCAAACCTCTGTTTAAGCAAGCTTTGGAAATGAGAAAACGCCTACTGGGAGACAACCATCCAGATGTCGCTTATAGCATGAACAATCTCGCAGAACTCTACCGTTCTACAGCACGCTACAGTGAAGCCGAACCCCTGTATCACCAAGCTTTGGCAATTTGTGAGCAGACTTTAGGTGTAGGCCATCCCAATACAATCACAATTCGGGGAAATTATGCAATCTTTTTGAGAGAAGCATATCGCTAA
- a CDS encoding UPF0175 family protein: MRTVPIQLPETVFSALRKNPEEFIQEMRIAAAVKWYELGDISQAKAAEIAGLTRAEFINALSRYQVDFMQYTAQELAQELANVD, encoded by the coding sequence ATGCGAACAGTACCAATTCAATTACCAGAAACAGTATTTTCAGCACTTCGTAAAAATCCTGAAGAATTTATCCAAGAAATGCGAATTGCAGCAGCAGTGAAATGGTATGAATTAGGCGATATCTCACAAGCCAAAGCAGCAGAAATCGCTGGGCTAACTCGTGCTGAATTTATTAATGCCTTATCACGCTACCAAGTAGATTTTATGCAATATACTGCCCAAGAGTTAGCCCAGGAACTGGCAAATGTCGATTAA
- a CDS encoding tetratricopeptide repeat protein, translating into MQWANFLAKEAATNGLSLEQTAAFVTYFKTENLSKSETQLPSELNIDIGAFRKWMGELYDKFAQNYPELAISNSRSKLEKLQAYLKAKYNSELDVLKPLAAMKLLKSLVVRERLQQEAWVARRICKFLGYSALALELVGRYLDQMPNLSLETLLKRLEKKREEHKAVIDADLLMHYEYGVAEAFELNWEQLDENAKSFGRLLSLCALADIPLSVETIEDDKKQQLNEKAIADLLELHLLQQKSQEIYRLNPLIQQLLQMKLNHSSEADEAKTKFAVMMLEVAKLIPQQPNPEDILNFTPHIPHIKEVATHLSQYLSDENLITLFTKLAWFYQGQEIYQEAESWLQRCVELTQNHSGLEHSYVAASLNNLAKLYESTGRDSEAEALYQQALELRQRLLGDNHLDVATSLNNLALLYESTGRYSEAEPLLEQALELRKRLLGEEHTDVATNLSYLALVYESTGRYSEAESLYQQALELWKRLVGEEHPHVATSLNNLAALYCYTGRYSEAEPLLKQALKLRRRLLGEQHIDVATSLNNLGQLYESTGRYSQAEPLYQQGLELTKRLLGNNHPDVAISLNNLAALYRHTRRYRKAKPLFEQALKICERTLGVSHPTTMTVRANYASFLREAYH; encoded by the coding sequence ATGCAATGGGCTAATTTTCTAGCCAAAGAAGCTGCTACTAATGGCTTATCTCTAGAGCAAACGGCAGCTTTTGTAACCTATTTTAAGACTGAAAACTTAAGTAAAAGTGAAACTCAACTTCCCAGCGAATTAAACATTGATATTGGTGCTTTCAGAAAGTGGATGGGTGAGCTATATGACAAGTTCGCCCAGAATTATCCTGAGTTAGCTATTTCCAACAGTCGGAGCAAACTAGAAAAGTTACAAGCTTACCTGAAGGCGAAATATAATAGCGAATTGGATGTCCTCAAACCATTGGCGGCGATGAAATTATTAAAATCGCTGGTGGTTCGGGAACGACTGCAACAAGAAGCTTGGGTTGCGAGAAGAATTTGTAAATTTTTGGGATATTCAGCTTTAGCGTTAGAGTTAGTGGGGCGATATCTCGATCAAATGCCAAATTTATCTCTGGAAACACTGCTGAAGCGGCTAGAGAAAAAACGAGAGGAACATAAAGCAGTAATCGATGCTGACTTATTGATGCATTATGAATACGGTGTAGCTGAAGCTTTTGAATTGAATTGGGAACAATTGGATGAGAATGCAAAAAGTTTTGGCCGTTTGCTCAGTTTGTGTGCGTTAGCTGACATTCCCTTATCTGTGGAGACGATAGAAGATGACAAAAAACAACAACTCAATGAAAAAGCGATCGCCGATTTACTAGAATTGCATTTGTTACAACAGAAAAGTCAAGAAATCTATCGACTAAATCCCCTAATTCAGCAACTTCTCCAAATGAAGTTGAATCATTCAAGTGAGGCGGATGAAGCAAAAACTAAATTTGCAGTGATGATGTTAGAGGTAGCAAAGCTAATTCCGCAACAGCCTAACCCTGAAGATATTCTCAATTTCACTCCACATATCCCGCACATTAAAGAAGTTGCAACCCATCTATCCCAGTATCTCAGTGATGAAAATCTAATTACTCTGTTTACTAAATTGGCCTGGTTTTACCAAGGTCAAGAAATTTATCAGGAAGCAGAATCTTGGTTGCAACGGTGTGTAGAACTGACTCAAAATCATTCTGGTTTAGAACATTCCTATGTCGCTGCTAGCCTCAACAATTTAGCAAAACTCTACGAATCTACAGGACGGGACAGTGAAGCTGAAGCTTTATATCAGCAAGCTTTAGAACTGAGACAACGCCTGTTGGGAGACAACCATCTTGATGTCGCCACTAGTTTGAACAATTTAGCCTTACTCTACGAATCTACAGGACGCTATAGCGAAGCCGAACCGTTGCTTGAGCAAGCTTTAGAACTGAGAAAACGCCTGCTGGGAGAAGAACATACCGATGTCGCCACTAACTTGAGCTATTTAGCATTAGTCTACGAATCTACAGGACGCTATAGCGAAGCCGAATCTTTGTATCAGCAAGCTTTAGAACTGTGGAAACGCCTAGTGGGAGAAGAACATCCCCATGTCGCCACTAGCCTGAACAATTTAGCAGCATTGTACTGTTATACAGGACGCTACAGCGAAGCCGAACCCTTGCTGAAACAGGCTTTAAAACTGAGAAGACGCCTGCTGGGAGAACAACATATCGATGTCGCCACTAGCCTGAACAATTTAGGACAACTCTACGAATCTACAGGACGCTACAGCCAAGCCGAACCCTTGTATCAGCAAGGTTTGGAACTGACTAAACGCCTGCTGGGAAACAACCATCCCGATGTCGCCATTAGTTTGAACAATTTAGCAGCGCTCTATCGTCATACAAGACGCTACAGGAAAGCCAAACCCTTGTTTGAGCAAGCTTTG